The following coding sequences lie in one Spea bombifrons isolate aSpeBom1 chromosome 5, aSpeBom1.2.pri, whole genome shotgun sequence genomic window:
- the CLUL1 gene encoding clusterin-like protein 1, producing the protein MKSLVLLIISLLCLKHLQTAPTLEENESTDSKKIKVLTKLGEEFVEQEVRNALLGIKEMKKIMETNEEKHNDILKSLRKTTEEKVEAVKLFEDINERLNDAEMQCSELQKDAYDECKACIERTCITLYTTTCSQQGLQSFTTKAQEMFKEWSPFTHFMRIGEIKDISKASDREVAQLSQADKSFNLIMSDVSNLFNESILFLKNAHQAFNQSFQNFFMADVMLTDDKESTAEPHTDPEIFSHWNISDWVQSFSDFSQAVFEGITDAVIKMFKDFTHEFKDSLVPPESASHFGVLKSETNPLICKELQNSTECLPFQERCQLCNETFMKDCPDLLELHIKSEVAFKLVNISTQQYEDLMHIVQQHTEDTADIMTQMKERFGWVGQQTNTTYGTNHIFSIDKVSFIYNSEPATVNETIIEVNVLSSPKFTIRVPGDIDLESPEFMKYVAEKALDLYKQNF; encoded by the exons ATGAAGTCACTGGTTTTACTAATAATATCTCTGCTATGTCTAAAACACCTACAAACGGCACCAACTCTAGAAGAAAATGAGAGCACAGacagcaaaaaaattaaag TGCTAACAAAGCTTGGTGAAGAGTTTGTGGAACAGGAAGTAAGAAATGCTTTATTAGGAATTAAGGAAATGAAGAAAATCATGGAAACAAATGAGGAGAAACACAATGATATATTGAAATCTTTAAGAAAAACCACAGAAGAAAAAGTG GAAGCAGTAAAGCTTTTTGAGGACATCAATGAAAGACTGAATGATGCAGAAATGCAGTGCAGTGAGTTGCAGAAAGATGCCTATGATGAATGCAAAGCTTGTATTGAAAGGACCTGTATTACTTTATATACAACTACTTGTTCCCAACAGGGATTGCAGTCATTCACCACTAAG GCTCAAGAGATGTTTAAGGAATGGTCTCCATTTACTCATTTTATGCGAATCGGTGAAATCAAGGACATAAGCAAAGCTTCAGACAGGGAGGTTGCCCAACTTTCCCAAGCAGATAAATCCTTCAACTTGATTATGTCTGATGTTAGCAACCTATTTAATGAAAGCAtcctgtttttaaaaaatgcccaCCAGGCCTTCAATCAATCATTTCAGAATTTCTTTATGGCTGATGTGATGTTAACAGATGATAAAGAGTCCACAGCTGAGCCTCACACGGATCCTGAGATTTTTAGTCACTGGAATATTTCTGACTGGGTCCAGTCTTTTAGCGATTTTAGCCAGGCTGTTTTCGAAGGTATCACTGATGCCGTCATCAAAATGTTTAAGGACTTCACTCACGAATTCAAAGATTCTTTGGTACCACCGG AATCTGCAAGTCATTTTGGAGTTCTAAAGTCTGAAACAAATCCATTGATATGTAAGGAACTTCAGAATTCCACGGAATGTTTGCCATTTCAGGAGAGATGTCAGCTATGCAACGAGACTTTCATGAAAG ACTGTCCTGATCTCCTGGAGCTGCATATAAAGTCTGAGGTGGCCTTTAAGCTGGTTAATATATCTACACAGCAATATGAGGATCTCATGCACATCGTTCAGCAGCACACTGAAGACACTGCTGATATAATGACACAAATGAAAGAGAGATTTGGATGGGTGGGACAGCAGACCAATACGACATATGGGACTAACCACATCTTTAGCATAGATAAG gtatcttttatttataacagtgaACCTGCCACAGTAAATGAAACCATTATAGAAGTGAATGTCTTGTCATCTCCCAAATTTACCATTAGAGTTCCTGGTGACATTGATCTAGAGAGCCCAGAATTCATGAAGTATGTAGCTGAGAAAGCACTCGATCTTTACAAACAGAATTTTTAG